One Bombus vancouverensis nearcticus chromosome 7, iyBomVanc1_principal, whole genome shotgun sequence DNA window includes the following coding sequences:
- the Tm1 gene encoding tropomyosin 1 isoform X10 — protein MDAIKKKMQGMKLEKDNAMDRALLCEQQARDANARAEKAEEEARALQKKIQTIENELDQTQEALMQVNAKLEEKDKALQNAESEVAALNRRIQLLEEDLERSEERLATATAKLAEASQAADESERARKILENRSLADEERMDALENQLKEARFLAEEADKKYDEVARKLAMVEADLERAEERAEAGESKIVELEEELRVVGNNLKSLEVSEEKANQREEEYKNQIKTLTSRLKEAEARAEFAERSVQKLQKEVDRLEDELVHEKEKYKYICDDLDLTFTELIEKN, from the exons ATGGACGCGATCAAGAAGAAGATGCAGGGAATGAAGCTGGAGAAGGACAACGCGATGGATCGCGCGTTGCTCTGTGAACAGCAAGCTCGTGATGCAAATGCGCGAGCAGAAAAG GCCGAGGAAGAGGCGCGCGCCCTGCAGAAGAAGATCCAGACCATTGAAAACGAACTCGATCAAACTCAAGAGGCTCTTATGCAGGTCAATGCTAAACTTGAAGAGAAAGACAAGGCGCTGCAGAAC GCTGAGTCCGAAGTAGCCGCTCTGAATCGTCGTATCCAATTGTTGGAGGAGGACCTCGAGAGATCGGAGGAACGCCTCGCAACGGCCACTGCTAAATTGGCAGAGGCGTCGCAAGCTGCGGATGAGAGCGAACG AGCCCGCAAGATTCTCGAGAATCGCAGCTTGGCCGATGAAGAGCGTATGGACGCCCTCGAAAATCAGCTGAAGGAGGCCAGGTTCCTCGCTGAAGAAGCTGACAAGAAATACGATGAG GTCGCCCGTAAATTGGCCATGGTTGAGGCCGATCTAGAACGTGCTGAGGAACGTGCCGAGGCCGGAGAGTC gAAGATCGTCGAGCTTGAAGAAGAGCTGCGCGTAGTTGGCAACAACCTGAAATCCCTCGAGGTTTCCGAAGAGAAG GCCAACCAGCGTGAAGAGGAGTACAAGAACCAAATTAAGACTCTTACCTCTCGCCTGAAGGAG GCTGAAGCTCGTGCCGAGTTCGCAGAAAGATCCGTGCAGAAATTGCAGAAGGAGGTCGACAGGCTCGAAG
- the Tm1 gene encoding tropomyosin 1 isoform X9: MEPALTTTTRRRGHQHHPRYTTRRRIDVSSRGPAQCGPADIVKDTPTGNNETPTTTTSSRLDEKSTVIGTECSTAVTVPTIVGPRWLQDPTATTVSSKDVNKITYKLEDDDREDIRHRLAQCSLDVLNERREQFVLDRNENESCDSHDTEQPSTDKPRLRPRGIEICKNESDNETRSKETSPEPEHAVARARGDGNSDDESTNVEEDPELAELAKLRCPSERTEVQAEREARRRKRCADYPGLAFGWSIFSSDTMMKFGLIRNELQNIMGNQLKRAESEVAALNRRIQLLEEDLERSEERLATATAKLAEASQAADESERIRKALENRTNMEDDRVSLLEQQLAQAKLIAEEADKKYEEVARKLVMMEQDLERAEEKAELSEGKIVELEEELRVVGNNLKSLEVSEEKATQREETFVGQVKILDSQLKEAEARAEFAERSVQKLQKEVDRLEDDLAAEREKNKLLQEEMEATLHDIQNM; this comes from the exons ATGGAACCAGCTCTTACGACGACCACGAGACGTCGCGGTCATCAACATCATCCGCGGTACACTACGCGTCGACGTATCGATGTCTCCAGCAGAGGACCCGCGCAGTGTGGCCCTGCTGATATCGTTAAAGATACGCCGACTGGTAACAACGAAACGCCAACGACTACAACGTCATCGAGACTCGATGAAAAAAGCACTGTCATTGGTACGGAGTGTTCGACCGCGGTGACAGTACCCACGATCGTCGGCCCGAGGTGGCTCCAAGATCCGACGGCCACTACTGTATCCTCAAAAGACGTCAACAAGATAACGTACAAGCTCGAAGATGATGACAGAGAGGACATCCGACACAGGCTCGCGCAGTGTAGCCTGGATGTCCTCAATGAACGACGCGAACAGTTTGTTCTTGATAGAAACGAGAACGAGAGCTGTGACAGCCACGATACGGAACAACCATCAACTGATAAGCCTCGATTAAGGCCACGTGGGATCGAGATATGCAAAAACGAGTCCGACAACGAGACGAGGAGCAAAGAAACTTCACCGGAGCCTGAGCACGCGGTCGCGAGGGCTCGCGGTGACGGGAACTCTGACGACGAGTCGACCAACGTCGAGGAGGACCCTGAACTTGCTGAGCTTGCCAAGCTTAGATGTCCTAGCGAAAGGACCGAGGTGCAAGCTGAAAGGGaagcaagaagaagaaagagatgcGCCGATTATCCTGGATTAGCTTTCGGATGGTCCATATTCTCCAGCGACACGATGATGAAATTCGGTCTCATAAGGAACGAATTGCAGAATATTATGGGGAACCAGCTTAAACGG GCTGAGTCCGAAGTAGCCGCTCTGAATCGTCGTATCCAATTGTTGGAGGAGGACCTCGAGAGATCGGAGGAACGCCTCGCAACGGCCACTGCTAAATTGGCAGAGGCGTCGCAAGCTGCGGATGAGAGCGAACG GATACGCAAGGCACTCGAAAACCGTACCAATATGGAAGATGACCGAGTATCCCTGTTGGAGCAACAGCTAGCACAGGCTAAACTGATCGCCGAGGAGGCGGATAAAAAATACGAGGAG GTTGCCAGAAAACTAGTCATGATGGAGCAGGATCTTGAGCGCGCCGAGGAAAAGGCAGAACTTTCGGAAGG gAAGATCGTCGAGCTTGAAGAAGAGCTGCGCGTAGTTGGCAACAACCTGAAATCCCTCGAGGTTTCCGAAGAGAAG GCGACGCAAAGAGAGGAGACTTTCGTGGGCCAGGTGAAGATTCTGGATAGTCAATTAAAAGAG GCTGAAGCTCGTGCCGAGTTCGCAGAAAGATCCGTGCAGAAATTGCAGAAGGAGGTCGACAGGCTCGAAG ACGACCTTGCCGCCGAGAGAGAGAAAAACAAATTGCTCCAGGAAGAGATGGAGGCCACCCTGCATGACATCCAGAACATGTAG
- the Tm1 gene encoding tropomyosin 1 isoform X18, whose protein sequence is MSTQVQGTLLDVLKKKMRQTKEEMEKYKDECEEYQKRLQVEVIRREEAESEVAALNRRIQLLEEDLERSEERLATATAKLAEASQAADESERIRKALENRTNMEDDRVSLLEQQLAQAKLIAEEADKKYEEVARKLVMMEQDLERAEEKAELSEGKIVELEEELRVVGNNLKSLEVSEEKATQREETFVGQVKILDSQLKEAEARAEFAERSVQKLQKEVDRLEDDLAAEREKNKLLQEEMEATLHDIQNM, encoded by the exons ATGTCGACGCAAGTGCAGGGCACCCTTCTCGACGTGCTCAAGAAGAAGATGAGGCAGACCAAAGAAGAAATGGAGAAGTACAAGGATGAGTGTGAAGAGTATCAGAAGCGGCTGCAAGTGGAAGTGATACGCCGCGAGGAA GCTGAGTCCGAAGTAGCCGCTCTGAATCGTCGTATCCAATTGTTGGAGGAGGACCTCGAGAGATCGGAGGAACGCCTCGCAACGGCCACTGCTAAATTGGCAGAGGCGTCGCAAGCTGCGGATGAGAGCGAACG GATACGCAAGGCACTCGAAAACCGTACCAATATGGAAGATGACCGAGTATCCCTGTTGGAGCAACAGCTAGCACAGGCTAAACTGATCGCCGAGGAGGCGGATAAAAAATACGAGGAG GTTGCCAGAAAACTAGTCATGATGGAGCAGGATCTTGAGCGCGCCGAGGAAAAGGCAGAACTTTCGGAAGG gAAGATCGTCGAGCTTGAAGAAGAGCTGCGCGTAGTTGGCAACAACCTGAAATCCCTCGAGGTTTCCGAAGAGAAG GCGACGCAAAGAGAGGAGACTTTCGTGGGCCAGGTGAAGATTCTGGATAGTCAATTAAAAGAG GCTGAAGCTCGTGCCGAGTTCGCAGAAAGATCCGTGCAGAAATTGCAGAAGGAGGTCGACAGGCTCGAAG ACGACCTTGCCGCCGAGAGAGAGAAAAACAAATTGCTCCAGGAAGAGATGGAGGCCACCCTGCATGACATCCAGAACATGTAG
- the Tm1 gene encoding tropomyosin 1 isoform X1, translated as MEPALTTTTRRRGHQHHPRYTTRRRIDVSSRGPAQCGPADIVKDTPTGNNETPTTTTSSRLDEKSTVIGTECSTAVTVPTIVGPRWLQDPTATTVSSKDVNKITYKLEDDDREDIRHRLAQCSLDVLNERREQFVLDRNENESCDSHDTEQPSTDKPRLRPRGIEICKNESDNETRSKETSPEPEHAVARARGDGNSDDESTNVEEDPELAELAKLRCPSERTEVQAEREARRRKRCADYPGLAFGWSIFSSDTMMKFGLIRNELQNIMGNQLKRAESEVAALNRRIQLLEEDLERSEERLATATAKLAEASQAADESERARKILENRSLADEERMDALENQLKEARFLAEEADKKYDEVARKLAMVEADLERAEERAEAGESKIVELEEELRVVGNNLKSLEVSEEKANQREEEYKNQIKTLTSRLKEAEARAEFAERSVQKLQKEVDRLEDELVHEKEKYKYICDDLDLTFTELIEKN; from the exons ATGGAACCAGCTCTTACGACGACCACGAGACGTCGCGGTCATCAACATCATCCGCGGTACACTACGCGTCGACGTATCGATGTCTCCAGCAGAGGACCCGCGCAGTGTGGCCCTGCTGATATCGTTAAAGATACGCCGACTGGTAACAACGAAACGCCAACGACTACAACGTCATCGAGACTCGATGAAAAAAGCACTGTCATTGGTACGGAGTGTTCGACCGCGGTGACAGTACCCACGATCGTCGGCCCGAGGTGGCTCCAAGATCCGACGGCCACTACTGTATCCTCAAAAGACGTCAACAAGATAACGTACAAGCTCGAAGATGATGACAGAGAGGACATCCGACACAGGCTCGCGCAGTGTAGCCTGGATGTCCTCAATGAACGACGCGAACAGTTTGTTCTTGATAGAAACGAGAACGAGAGCTGTGACAGCCACGATACGGAACAACCATCAACTGATAAGCCTCGATTAAGGCCACGTGGGATCGAGATATGCAAAAACGAGTCCGACAACGAGACGAGGAGCAAAGAAACTTCACCGGAGCCTGAGCACGCGGTCGCGAGGGCTCGCGGTGACGGGAACTCTGACGACGAGTCGACCAACGTCGAGGAGGACCCTGAACTTGCTGAGCTTGCCAAGCTTAGATGTCCTAGCGAAAGGACCGAGGTGCAAGCTGAAAGGGaagcaagaagaagaaagagatgcGCCGATTATCCTGGATTAGCTTTCGGATGGTCCATATTCTCCAGCGACACGATGATGAAATTCGGTCTCATAAGGAACGAATTGCAGAATATTATGGGGAACCAGCTTAAACGG GCTGAGTCCGAAGTAGCCGCTCTGAATCGTCGTATCCAATTGTTGGAGGAGGACCTCGAGAGATCGGAGGAACGCCTCGCAACGGCCACTGCTAAATTGGCAGAGGCGTCGCAAGCTGCGGATGAGAGCGAACG AGCCCGCAAGATTCTCGAGAATCGCAGCTTGGCCGATGAAGAGCGTATGGACGCCCTCGAAAATCAGCTGAAGGAGGCCAGGTTCCTCGCTGAAGAAGCTGACAAGAAATACGATGAG GTCGCCCGTAAATTGGCCATGGTTGAGGCCGATCTAGAACGTGCTGAGGAACGTGCCGAGGCCGGAGAGTC gAAGATCGTCGAGCTTGAAGAAGAGCTGCGCGTAGTTGGCAACAACCTGAAATCCCTCGAGGTTTCCGAAGAGAAG GCCAACCAGCGTGAAGAGGAGTACAAGAACCAAATTAAGACTCTTACCTCTCGCCTGAAGGAG GCTGAAGCTCGTGCCGAGTTCGCAGAAAGATCCGTGCAGAAATTGCAGAAGGAGGTCGACAGGCTCGAAG
- the Tm1 gene encoding tropomyosin 1 isoform X5 — MEPALTTTTRRRGHQHHPRYTTRRRIDVSSRGPAQCGPADIVKDTPTGNNETPTTTTSSRLDEKSTVIGTECSTAVTVPTIVGPRWLQDPTATTVSSKDVNKITYKLEDDDREDIRHRLAQCSLDVLNERREQFVLDRNENESCDSHDTEQPSTDKPRLRPRGIEICKNESDNETRSKETSPEPEHAVARARGDGNSDDESTNVEEDPELAELAKLRCPSERTEVQAEREARRRKRCADYPGLAFGWSIFSSDTMMKFGLIRNELQNIMGNQLKRAESEVAALNRRIQLLEEDLERSEERLATATAKLAEASQAADESERARKILENRSLADEERMDALENQLKEARFLAEEADKKYDEVARKLAMVEADLERAEERAEAGESKIVELEEELRVVGNNLKSLEVSEEKANQREEEYKNQIKTLTSRLKEAEARAEFAERSVQKLQKEVDRLEDDLAAEREKNKLLQEEMEATLHDIQNM; from the exons ATGGAACCAGCTCTTACGACGACCACGAGACGTCGCGGTCATCAACATCATCCGCGGTACACTACGCGTCGACGTATCGATGTCTCCAGCAGAGGACCCGCGCAGTGTGGCCCTGCTGATATCGTTAAAGATACGCCGACTGGTAACAACGAAACGCCAACGACTACAACGTCATCGAGACTCGATGAAAAAAGCACTGTCATTGGTACGGAGTGTTCGACCGCGGTGACAGTACCCACGATCGTCGGCCCGAGGTGGCTCCAAGATCCGACGGCCACTACTGTATCCTCAAAAGACGTCAACAAGATAACGTACAAGCTCGAAGATGATGACAGAGAGGACATCCGACACAGGCTCGCGCAGTGTAGCCTGGATGTCCTCAATGAACGACGCGAACAGTTTGTTCTTGATAGAAACGAGAACGAGAGCTGTGACAGCCACGATACGGAACAACCATCAACTGATAAGCCTCGATTAAGGCCACGTGGGATCGAGATATGCAAAAACGAGTCCGACAACGAGACGAGGAGCAAAGAAACTTCACCGGAGCCTGAGCACGCGGTCGCGAGGGCTCGCGGTGACGGGAACTCTGACGACGAGTCGACCAACGTCGAGGAGGACCCTGAACTTGCTGAGCTTGCCAAGCTTAGATGTCCTAGCGAAAGGACCGAGGTGCAAGCTGAAAGGGaagcaagaagaagaaagagatgcGCCGATTATCCTGGATTAGCTTTCGGATGGTCCATATTCTCCAGCGACACGATGATGAAATTCGGTCTCATAAGGAACGAATTGCAGAATATTATGGGGAACCAGCTTAAACGG GCTGAGTCCGAAGTAGCCGCTCTGAATCGTCGTATCCAATTGTTGGAGGAGGACCTCGAGAGATCGGAGGAACGCCTCGCAACGGCCACTGCTAAATTGGCAGAGGCGTCGCAAGCTGCGGATGAGAGCGAACG AGCCCGCAAGATTCTCGAGAATCGCAGCTTGGCCGATGAAGAGCGTATGGACGCCCTCGAAAATCAGCTGAAGGAGGCCAGGTTCCTCGCTGAAGAAGCTGACAAGAAATACGATGAG GTCGCCCGTAAATTGGCCATGGTTGAGGCCGATCTAGAACGTGCTGAGGAACGTGCCGAGGCCGGAGAGTC gAAGATCGTCGAGCTTGAAGAAGAGCTGCGCGTAGTTGGCAACAACCTGAAATCCCTCGAGGTTTCCGAAGAGAAG GCCAACCAGCGTGAAGAGGAGTACAAGAACCAAATTAAGACTCTTACCTCTCGCCTGAAGGAG GCTGAAGCTCGTGCCGAGTTCGCAGAAAGATCCGTGCAGAAATTGCAGAAGGAGGTCGACAGGCTCGAAG ACGACCTTGCCGCCGAGAGAGAGAAAAACAAATTGCTCCAGGAAGAGATGGAGGCCACCCTGCATGACATCCAGAACATGTAG
- the Tm1 gene encoding tropomyosin 1 isoform X15, with translation MDAIKKKMQGMKLEKDNAMDRALLCEQQARDANARAEKAEEEARALQKKIQTIENELDQTQEALMQVNAKLEEKDKALQNAESEVAALNRRIQLLEEDLERSEERLATATAKLAEASQAADESERIRKALENRTNMEDDRVSLLEQQLAQAKLIAEEADKKYEEVARKLVMMEQDLERAEEKAELSEGKIVELEEELRVVGNNLKSLEVSEEKATQREETFVGQVKILDSQLKEAEARAEFAERSVQKLQKEVDRLEDDLAAEREKNKLLQEEMEATLHDIQNM, from the exons ATGGACGCGATCAAGAAGAAGATGCAGGGAATGAAGCTGGAGAAGGACAACGCGATGGATCGCGCGTTGCTCTGTGAACAGCAAGCTCGTGATGCAAATGCGCGAGCAGAAAAG GCCGAGGAAGAGGCGCGCGCCCTGCAGAAGAAGATCCAGACCATTGAAAACGAACTCGATCAAACTCAAGAGGCTCTTATGCAGGTCAATGCTAAACTTGAAGAGAAAGACAAGGCGCTGCAGAAC GCTGAGTCCGAAGTAGCCGCTCTGAATCGTCGTATCCAATTGTTGGAGGAGGACCTCGAGAGATCGGAGGAACGCCTCGCAACGGCCACTGCTAAATTGGCAGAGGCGTCGCAAGCTGCGGATGAGAGCGAACG GATACGCAAGGCACTCGAAAACCGTACCAATATGGAAGATGACCGAGTATCCCTGTTGGAGCAACAGCTAGCACAGGCTAAACTGATCGCCGAGGAGGCGGATAAAAAATACGAGGAG GTTGCCAGAAAACTAGTCATGATGGAGCAGGATCTTGAGCGCGCCGAGGAAAAGGCAGAACTTTCGGAAGG gAAGATCGTCGAGCTTGAAGAAGAGCTGCGCGTAGTTGGCAACAACCTGAAATCCCTCGAGGTTTCCGAAGAGAAG GCGACGCAAAGAGAGGAGACTTTCGTGGGCCAGGTGAAGATTCTGGATAGTCAATTAAAAGAG GCTGAAGCTCGTGCCGAGTTCGCAGAAAGATCCGTGCAGAAATTGCAGAAGGAGGTCGACAGGCTCGAAG ACGACCTTGCCGCCGAGAGAGAGAAAAACAAATTGCTCCAGGAAGAGATGGAGGCCACCCTGCATGACATCCAGAACATGTAG
- the Tm1 gene encoding tropomyosin 1 isoform X2, whose translation MEPALTTTTRRRGHQHHPRYTTRRRIDVSSRGPAQCGPADIVKDTPTGNNETPTTTTSSRLDEKSTVIGTECSTAVTVPTIVGPRWLQDPTATTVSSKDVNKITYKLEDDDREDIRHRLAQCSLDVLNERREQFVLDRNENESCDSHDTEQPSTDKPRLRPRGIEICKNESDNETRSKETSPEPEHAVARARGDGNSDDESTNVEEDPELAELAKLRCPSERTEVQAEREARRRKRCADYPGLAFGWSIFSSDTMMKFGLIRNELQNIMGNQLKRAESEVAALNRRIQLLEEDLERSEERLATATAKLAEASQAADESERARKILENRSLADEERMDALENQLKEARFLAEEADKKYDEVARKLAMVEADLERAEERAEAGESKIVELEEELRVVGNNLKSLEVSEEKATQREETFVGQVKILDSQLKEAEARAEFAERSVQKLQKEVDRLEDELVHEKEKYKYICDDLDLTFTELIEKN comes from the exons ATGGAACCAGCTCTTACGACGACCACGAGACGTCGCGGTCATCAACATCATCCGCGGTACACTACGCGTCGACGTATCGATGTCTCCAGCAGAGGACCCGCGCAGTGTGGCCCTGCTGATATCGTTAAAGATACGCCGACTGGTAACAACGAAACGCCAACGACTACAACGTCATCGAGACTCGATGAAAAAAGCACTGTCATTGGTACGGAGTGTTCGACCGCGGTGACAGTACCCACGATCGTCGGCCCGAGGTGGCTCCAAGATCCGACGGCCACTACTGTATCCTCAAAAGACGTCAACAAGATAACGTACAAGCTCGAAGATGATGACAGAGAGGACATCCGACACAGGCTCGCGCAGTGTAGCCTGGATGTCCTCAATGAACGACGCGAACAGTTTGTTCTTGATAGAAACGAGAACGAGAGCTGTGACAGCCACGATACGGAACAACCATCAACTGATAAGCCTCGATTAAGGCCACGTGGGATCGAGATATGCAAAAACGAGTCCGACAACGAGACGAGGAGCAAAGAAACTTCACCGGAGCCTGAGCACGCGGTCGCGAGGGCTCGCGGTGACGGGAACTCTGACGACGAGTCGACCAACGTCGAGGAGGACCCTGAACTTGCTGAGCTTGCCAAGCTTAGATGTCCTAGCGAAAGGACCGAGGTGCAAGCTGAAAGGGaagcaagaagaagaaagagatgcGCCGATTATCCTGGATTAGCTTTCGGATGGTCCATATTCTCCAGCGACACGATGATGAAATTCGGTCTCATAAGGAACGAATTGCAGAATATTATGGGGAACCAGCTTAAACGG GCTGAGTCCGAAGTAGCCGCTCTGAATCGTCGTATCCAATTGTTGGAGGAGGACCTCGAGAGATCGGAGGAACGCCTCGCAACGGCCACTGCTAAATTGGCAGAGGCGTCGCAAGCTGCGGATGAGAGCGAACG AGCCCGCAAGATTCTCGAGAATCGCAGCTTGGCCGATGAAGAGCGTATGGACGCCCTCGAAAATCAGCTGAAGGAGGCCAGGTTCCTCGCTGAAGAAGCTGACAAGAAATACGATGAG GTCGCCCGTAAATTGGCCATGGTTGAGGCCGATCTAGAACGTGCTGAGGAACGTGCCGAGGCCGGAGAGTC gAAGATCGTCGAGCTTGAAGAAGAGCTGCGCGTAGTTGGCAACAACCTGAAATCCCTCGAGGTTTCCGAAGAGAAG GCGACGCAAAGAGAGGAGACTTTCGTGGGCCAGGTGAAGATTCTGGATAGTCAATTAAAAGAG GCTGAAGCTCGTGCCGAGTTCGCAGAAAGATCCGTGCAGAAATTGCAGAAGGAGGTCGACAGGCTCGAAG
- the Tm1 gene encoding tropomyosin 1 isoform X7: MEPALTTTTRRRGHQHHPRYTTRRRIDVSSRGPAQCGPADIVKDTPTGNNETPTTTTSSRLDEKSTVIGTECSTAVTVPTIVGPRWLQDPTATTVSSKDVNKITYKLEDDDREDIRHRLAQCSLDVLNERREQFVLDRNENESCDSHDTEQPSTDKPRLRPRGIEICKNESDNETRSKETSPEPEHAVARARGDGNSDDESTNVEEDPELAELAKLRCPSERTEVQAEREARRRKRCADYPGLAFGWSIFSSDTMMKFGLIRNELQNIMGNQLKRAESEVAALNRRIQLLEEDLERSEERLATATAKLAEASQAADESERARKILENRSLADEERMDALENQLKEARFLAEEADKKYDEVARKLAMVEADLERAEERAEAGESKIVELEEELRVVGNNLKSLEVSEEKATQREETFVGQVKILDSQLKEAEARAEFAERSVQKLQKEVDRLEDDLAAEREKNKLLQEEMEATLHDIQNM, translated from the exons ATGGAACCAGCTCTTACGACGACCACGAGACGTCGCGGTCATCAACATCATCCGCGGTACACTACGCGTCGACGTATCGATGTCTCCAGCAGAGGACCCGCGCAGTGTGGCCCTGCTGATATCGTTAAAGATACGCCGACTGGTAACAACGAAACGCCAACGACTACAACGTCATCGAGACTCGATGAAAAAAGCACTGTCATTGGTACGGAGTGTTCGACCGCGGTGACAGTACCCACGATCGTCGGCCCGAGGTGGCTCCAAGATCCGACGGCCACTACTGTATCCTCAAAAGACGTCAACAAGATAACGTACAAGCTCGAAGATGATGACAGAGAGGACATCCGACACAGGCTCGCGCAGTGTAGCCTGGATGTCCTCAATGAACGACGCGAACAGTTTGTTCTTGATAGAAACGAGAACGAGAGCTGTGACAGCCACGATACGGAACAACCATCAACTGATAAGCCTCGATTAAGGCCACGTGGGATCGAGATATGCAAAAACGAGTCCGACAACGAGACGAGGAGCAAAGAAACTTCACCGGAGCCTGAGCACGCGGTCGCGAGGGCTCGCGGTGACGGGAACTCTGACGACGAGTCGACCAACGTCGAGGAGGACCCTGAACTTGCTGAGCTTGCCAAGCTTAGATGTCCTAGCGAAAGGACCGAGGTGCAAGCTGAAAGGGaagcaagaagaagaaagagatgcGCCGATTATCCTGGATTAGCTTTCGGATGGTCCATATTCTCCAGCGACACGATGATGAAATTCGGTCTCATAAGGAACGAATTGCAGAATATTATGGGGAACCAGCTTAAACGG GCTGAGTCCGAAGTAGCCGCTCTGAATCGTCGTATCCAATTGTTGGAGGAGGACCTCGAGAGATCGGAGGAACGCCTCGCAACGGCCACTGCTAAATTGGCAGAGGCGTCGCAAGCTGCGGATGAGAGCGAACG AGCCCGCAAGATTCTCGAGAATCGCAGCTTGGCCGATGAAGAGCGTATGGACGCCCTCGAAAATCAGCTGAAGGAGGCCAGGTTCCTCGCTGAAGAAGCTGACAAGAAATACGATGAG GTCGCCCGTAAATTGGCCATGGTTGAGGCCGATCTAGAACGTGCTGAGGAACGTGCCGAGGCCGGAGAGTC gAAGATCGTCGAGCTTGAAGAAGAGCTGCGCGTAGTTGGCAACAACCTGAAATCCCTCGAGGTTTCCGAAGAGAAG GCGACGCAAAGAGAGGAGACTTTCGTGGGCCAGGTGAAGATTCTGGATAGTCAATTAAAAGAG GCTGAAGCTCGTGCCGAGTTCGCAGAAAGATCCGTGCAGAAATTGCAGAAGGAGGTCGACAGGCTCGAAG ACGACCTTGCCGCCGAGAGAGAGAAAAACAAATTGCTCCAGGAAGAGATGGAGGCCACCCTGCATGACATCCAGAACATGTAG